CTGTAATGGAGTAATACatttaaaaaaataaatggatCTCTTTTGACAAATATACAATTGGTTTTTTGACAAACAAATTAAATAGCATATTGTGAGAGCATCATGAGTAGAAGTCACACATGATAAAAATCAATACAACCGAGCTTTCAAACAAAACCTGAAACTTGGTAAAGTTCCCCTCCATACCCATTCAATCACAAGAGTGTAATACCATTAAAAAAATCTCAGAATAGTGACAAAAAATATACTAATATATATCAACCAAACTCAGGATGAAAGTTAACGTCATATATATAATAAGCTGTGATAGTTTTAATAAGTAAAACAAATGTATCAAGTATACCATCTTCTTTTAGTCAAAAGAACCTTCATCTATGCAAAGGTACACCTACAGCAAGACAAAATTCATAAAATATTTTCTAAAAAACATGTTTCCCAACTCACCAAAGACGCCCACTTAACAACATAAGTAAAGTAAATAAGTATTCCTTATTACTCTGAACATATCAATGTGAAAACTGTTGCAAAAGTATCACCATTTAAATAACTATTATACATTTGAAAGTCAACATTAccaagtacaaaaaaaaaaaaaaaaaagtaagattGAAGTGTTTTAGGAAATCAGTCACGAACAACAATAGAAACTATCAAAGGGAAAATAAAGATGACAATAGAAGTAGGTTATACCAAAATATTGCAAATGTTAGTGCTTTAAACGATACTACATCGTAAGTTGCTAACTTATAGCAACTGATAGTCTTTGAGAGATCCTACAGTAGAACCAATGAGAGAGTTTCAAAGCCTCATAATAAATTTTTAAAGTTCGATAAAAATTCAAATAACAAATAATGAAAAACTAAATGTATTGTTGCTATAATACAATACTATAATATAATCTTGTAGACTTTTAGGCCAAACGTATAACAATAAGGTAGGGGTCGACCGTGCTTCGCGGCGGAAAAATAGAACACAATATccttatgttatgtaacttatatattAGGCTCAGAGTTACAATATACATAAGTCGATCAAAAGAAAGAGTTTCATAATTATTACGATATACGCATTGTTAGCTACATACACAGTACTTTTTATTTGTCATTTGCTTCTTCTTTATCTTCTGAATAAACATTGGATGTTAGTTCTTCGTTGGCTGATGTGACACGTGGTACTTGTTACAATGGGTTGTTTACCTAGGGATGAAAACGTAATAACATTTGTTTGTCAACAACTATTGGCGAAATATCTTAATAGCGTCTTCTGATGGCACCAATTATATCTGTAATGTAGAATTTTAAATTATTTTGTACATTTTTCAAACTGGTTTGCTTGTTGACTACACCTGCAACAGTACCAGCAGTTTGTATGAGTACAGAAGTTCTGCTCCTGACCAAAGTAACAACACATGTAACAAAACCGGAACTCTGGAAGTTTGTATGACACACCCATCCACATCCATGCCCAAACCGCCCTAGACCCATCACATGAAAGCAAATCAGGCTCACTTAGTGACCCATTCATGTAGACCTTTCTTCAAATTCTTATGATTCCCTCAGAATGTTACACCCTAGATCAATAATTAGAGAAGTTCTTGATCAATTTACGGAAAAAATTTTAGATCCACTGGCAGCAAAAGGGAATAAAAAAGTACACACACTAAACATAAAAGTACCACTTGACCTCCCCAAATGGAGTCTACTGCAAACCGAAAAACCACTTTACAAAGCACACAACTCAACCCACATACAATAAAAATCTAACTAAATAAATACATATCCACAAGGAAGAAAATTACCATAACCTAATCAGGTTATATAAACCCGGTTAGAAATAACAAAGATAAAAATTACCATAATCAAGGGCTAATCAGGTTATATAAACCTTATTAGAATAAACAAAAGGGGTTTTTTGTAACCCATCATGTCCCCAACTCATAATTAAGATATCATTTGCTTGACCGTCTAACATTTCAAACTTCAAACACTTAACGAATCGACATCTCGATGTGATATAGCCTTTTCTATTTTAGTTGGGAAAGAACGGCGAAGTCCATCCGAACCGTCCAATGAAGAATGAGATATCAACTTACTACACGTTATCTCATTATCAAAGCGCCTTTGTTGATATATTTTGTCATATGAGTTATTCTTTTGAGCTCGTCTGATAGTGTCCATCCTATGACTCCCGAAGTAGTATAATGTATCTAACTTGACAAAATCATAAACCTGatgaattcaaaaaaaaaaaaaaaaaaaaaagatagaacTTAGGCAAACTATTTGGTGCAAATACATGTATCATAaaacatataatataaatataaatgcagtTATATATTATGGACCTTTTCACGATTTCCGCCACTGATAATTACTGTCGGAAAGCATATAGAAACGTTAGGTACTGCAACACGCACCTGAAGATCATGTCAAACTATAAGACCACATACATATCTAGAACAACAAATTTAAAGTCTAACCATGATATGCTCAACAGTCTTAAAAGATGAATGAGCAATCATACCCTTTGTATGCAAAGCCTTCAATACCTGAAAGAAAATATCATGTTGGCATATACACATTAATCGCCTGAAGAAAAAAATCATTACATCATTCTATAAATCGCGTATACACATAAATCATTCAAAAAAAAGGAACAACATAAAGAACTTTGATACAACCAGAAGCAAACTAATGAGATATTGAGATAGCAGTGATCATCATATTTGGAAGGTATCAATCACTCGTTTATAAACCCTTCTACTGTTTCTAAAAAATTAAAGCATATATAATCTAGCATATTATAACCTAGGGAGTGCAACACCTCAATTAAGGTGTATAATGCCATGTAATGTTTAATCTCACTGATCGCCCTTTAAGTTCCACACATATATGTACGTAAGAAATTAATCAGATACATatcaaataaaataataattactcACAAGAGAAATCAAGTGATCACATTTTTCTTCCGTAAGAAAACCTTCATACACAAAAGCTCTGCAAAATTAAAACAGGAATCAAGGTGTTTAGCTCAATTACATATAGTTGGCTTTACATCAGAAGTGAATCACCATTGTACAAAATCACCATAACAATtgtaaaaatatcatttttttgaTCAACTTTGCATATATTATAAAAATCAAAGACATAATTACCAAATACCTAACCATTAAAAACAAAATAGATTGGATTTAAGCAACTAAAATCGAAAATTGGCTTCAACCTGGAAATCGAGATTTTCTACCTTTATGCATTTTATGCATATATTGAATTCAAGCAAAGAAATGGAATTCATCGATGATTTTCGATGTTGGATTGATTTCTTTAGTCGTTCAGATTAGAATCGACTTCATTGCTGGATCATTGATTTTATTGCCGAATTCGATTTCACTCGGTCTAATCGATCTAAAACAATCGAACGTATTGATTTGAGATCTTTAATCAATCGAGATTTAATAATACATCCGATCGAAAAAGCCATATCTTCTTCTGTTATAAATGTTCGATATGGGTGAACAAATGTGTAATCTTGATTTTGATTTTAGTCGTGTGTTTTTGGGAGAAAATTAGGTTTTTTGGTAGAATGTGAATGAATGGCCAGGTGCCATTATGATCGAGTGCATTCATTTCCTCAATCATAGCAGCAAGCAATCCAGAATGAGCCAAAGCTTCACCAACAGTTTTCGGAATGGCGAATGAGTCTAAAGTGGCAACAAAAGCACGAGAAGAGACGGACAATTTATCATAAGAGACAAAGGAAGCAATAGGATAAGTACACTTACGTTTACCTTTTCGAAGAGCAGTCGGTATATCAGAATCAGAATCGAAAGATTGAGTATCATGAATATCATTAGAAACATTACTCGGTGACTCACCAGGAGGATCTACCGACGATGACTGTGGCTCAGGAGCGGGCACTGATGTAGGACGGGGTCGTCGActgtatatatattgaaaatgGTCAGTTTGTTCTGATGGTGTGGGCTCTGGTGTGGGATCTGGTGTGGGATCTGGTGTGGGAACTTCCATGCTATATCTCAATAAGTCATCACTCTCCTCATGATTGCGAGAAATGGTTGTGGGAAAGAACGGTAATTCTTCTTGAAATGTGACGTGTCTGGAAACAACATAGCGTTGGAGAATTGGTGAAAAACATCTATACCCTTTCTGAAGACGAGAGTATCCTAGAAAGATACACTTAATAGATTTAGGATCTAATTTGGTTAGGTGAGGTTGGGTGTCTCGAACAAAACAAGTGCTACCAAATATCTTAGGCTCGATTGGAAACAAGGATTTTGTAGGAAATAAGATACTATATGGAATATCACCATTAAGAACTTCAGACGGCATGCGATTTATAAGAAAGCACGCAGTTGATACGGCATCAGCCCAAAAAGGTTTTGGAACATTCATTTGAAATAATAGTGCTC
The window above is part of the Rutidosis leptorrhynchoides isolate AG116_Rl617_1_P2 chromosome 1, CSIRO_AGI_Rlap_v1, whole genome shotgun sequence genome. Proteins encoded here:
- the LOC139882480 gene encoding probable trehalose-phosphate phosphatase 1, whose amino-acid sequence is MIAHSSFKTVEHIMVRVAVPNVSICFPTVIISGGNREKVYDFVKLDTLYYFGSHRMDTIRRAQKNNSYDKIYQQRRFDNEITCSKLISHSSLDGSDGLRRSFPTKIEKAISHRDVDSLSV